Proteins from a single region of Chlamydia buteonis:
- the pcnB gene encoding polynucleotide adenylyltransferase PcnB, translated as MVCDNKTLLRRGLELFREISKSAPTPIIYSASDHNIKLKDFSPHALSVVKTLRKAGHKAYIVGGCIRDLLLNTIPKDFDISTSAKPEEIKAVFKNCILVGKRFRLAHIRFSNQIIEVSTFRSGSADEDCLITKDNLWGTAEEDVLRRDFTINGLFYDPTEETIIDYTGGVSDLENRYLRTIGDPFVRFKQDPVRMLRLLKILARAHFTVDPKTLEALQECRYELIKSSQARVFEELIKMLGSGVSSQFFKLTAKYQILEILFPYMDKAFRLNKTLQEQTFACLDILDRNILNKKHNYDRHQLMAIFLFPIVNFNVRYKHRQYPSLSLTSVFDYIKNFLGKFFADSFTSCSKKNFILTALILQMQYRLTPLVPTKKIHFFNRKFLNHVRFSEALSLLEIRSLVYPKLDKILAAWIRHYQALQFKKELPS; from the coding sequence ATGGTCTGTGACAACAAAACTCTCTTGCGTAGAGGCTTAGAATTGTTTAGAGAAATTTCTAAATCTGCACCCACCCCAATTATTTACTCAGCTTCCGACCACAACATAAAACTTAAAGACTTTTCTCCACACGCACTTTCCGTAGTAAAGACCTTACGAAAAGCTGGACATAAAGCTTATATTGTTGGCGGATGTATCCGCGACTTGCTACTCAACACAATTCCCAAAGACTTTGACATTTCTACATCAGCTAAACCTGAGGAAATCAAAGCCGTTTTTAAGAATTGTATACTCGTTGGGAAACGCTTCCGCTTAGCGCATATTCGCTTCTCAAATCAAATCATTGAAGTATCTACATTCCGTTCGGGAAGTGCTGATGAAGACTGTCTCATTACCAAAGATAACCTTTGGGGGACAGCCGAAGAAGATGTTTTAAGGAGGGATTTTACTATCAATGGTCTGTTCTACGATCCTACAGAAGAAACCATCATAGATTATACTGGAGGTGTGAGCGATTTAGAGAATCGATACTTAAGGACTATTGGCGACCCTTTTGTTCGTTTTAAACAAGATCCCGTAAGAATGTTGCGTTTATTAAAAATACTCGCAAGAGCTCATTTCACCGTAGATCCTAAAACATTAGAAGCTCTTCAAGAGTGCCGTTATGAGTTAATTAAGAGTTCTCAAGCACGTGTTTTTGAAGAACTCATAAAGATGCTAGGTTCGGGTGTTTCCTCCCAGTTTTTTAAATTAACGGCAAAATATCAGATTCTAGAAATTCTTTTCCCTTATATGGACAAAGCTTTTCGTCTAAATAAGACCCTACAAGAACAAACCTTTGCCTGTTTAGATATCTTGGATAGGAACATATTAAACAAAAAACATAACTATGACCGCCATCAGCTCATGGCAATATTTTTATTTCCTATTGTAAATTTTAATGTACGTTATAAGCACCGCCAGTACCCGAGCCTTTCACTAACATCTGTCTTTGATTACATTAAAAATTTTTTAGGAAAATTTTTTGCAGATTCATTCACTAGTTGCTCTAAAAAAAATTTTATTTTAACAGCTCTTATTTTGCAGATGCAATATCGGTTAACCCCATTAGTGCCAACGAAAAAAATCCACTTCTTTAACCGTAAGTTTTTAAACCATGTACGTTTTTCTGAAGCTCTTTCCCTATTAGAAATACGTAGCTTAGTTTATCCTAAGCTAGATAAAATACTTGCTGCTTGGATAAGGCATTACCAAGCATTACAATTTAAAAAGGAACTTCCTTCTTGA
- the glmM gene encoding phosphoglucosamine mutase gives MTKEVKQLFGTDGVRGKANYEPMTVELSVLLGKAVAGVLQESKSGKHRVVVGKDTRLSGYMFENALVAGLTSMGIETLVLGPIPTPGVAFITRAYRADAGIMISASHNPYWDNGIKIFSSEGFKISDVIERRIEQMVALREFGNLPDDCAVGKNKRVVDAMGRYIEFAKATFPRGRTLKGLKIVLDCAHGAAYKVAPSVFEELDAEVICYGCEPTGSNINDSCGALFPSVIQKAVIEHKADVGIALDGDGDRVIMVDEKGHIVDGDMILSICANDLKKKDLLRGNRVIATVMTNFGVLKYLESVGIDALISPVGDRHVLQNMLEYEVNLGGEQSGHMIFLDYNTTGDGIVSALQVLRIMIESESTLSDLTSPIVKSPQALINVSIKEKIPLDTLPLVQEALRDVRSSLGDSGRVLLRYSGTENICRVMVEGLKKHQVDSLAKTIADIVDSELGVGVVE, from the coding sequence ATGACTAAGGAAGTAAAGCAACTTTTTGGCACGGATGGGGTGCGTGGGAAAGCAAATTATGAACCTATGACTGTAGAGCTTTCTGTATTATTAGGAAAAGCTGTTGCAGGTGTTTTACAAGAAAGTAAATCTGGGAAACATCGTGTTGTCGTAGGTAAGGATACTCGTTTGTCGGGATATATGTTTGAGAATGCCCTTGTTGCGGGTTTGACTTCTATGGGGATAGAAACTTTAGTATTGGGTCCCATTCCAACTCCAGGAGTAGCGTTTATTACCCGTGCTTATCGTGCGGATGCCGGCATTATGATTTCCGCATCTCATAATCCTTATTGGGATAATGGGATCAAGATTTTCTCGTCTGAAGGATTTAAAATTAGTGATGTCATAGAACGACGTATTGAGCAAATGGTAGCGCTTAGAGAGTTTGGAAATCTCCCCGATGATTGTGCTGTAGGGAAGAACAAACGTGTCGTTGATGCTATGGGGAGGTACATAGAGTTTGCTAAAGCTACTTTCCCCAGAGGAAGAACACTAAAGGGATTGAAGATAGTTTTAGATTGTGCTCATGGGGCAGCCTATAAAGTAGCTCCTTCTGTTTTTGAAGAACTTGATGCTGAAGTGATTTGTTATGGTTGTGAACCTACGGGAAGTAATATTAATGATAGCTGTGGGGCTCTTTTCCCTTCTGTGATTCAAAAAGCTGTGATTGAGCATAAGGCAGATGTAGGTATTGCCTTAGACGGTGACGGTGATCGCGTTATCATGGTGGATGAGAAGGGGCATATTGTTGATGGAGATATGATTTTAAGTATCTGCGCTAATGATTTAAAGAAAAAGGATCTCTTGCGAGGTAATCGTGTTATAGCTACCGTTATGACCAATTTTGGTGTATTGAAATATCTTGAAAGTGTAGGAATAGATGCATTAATTTCTCCCGTGGGCGATCGCCATGTCTTGCAGAATATGTTAGAGTATGAGGTCAACCTTGGTGGTGAGCAAAGTGGGCATATGATCTTTCTGGATTATAATACTACAGGAGATGGTATTGTTTCTGCTTTGCAGGTTTTGCGGATTATGATTGAAAGCGAATCTACGTTATCAGATTTAACATCCCCGATTGTAAAAAGCCCTCAAGCACTTATCAATGTTTCAATAAAAGAAAAAATCCCCTTAGATACCCTGCCTTTAGTTCAAGAAGCACTGAGAGATGTTAGATCATCTTTAGGTGATTCTGGTCGCGTTTTATTAAGATATTCTGGAACTGAAAATATTTGTAGGGTTATGGTTGAGGGTTTAAAGAAGCATCAAGTGGACTCTCTCGCTAAGACTATCGCGGATATCGTTGATTCTGAGTTGGGAGTGGGCGTGGTAGAGTAA
- the glmS gene encoding glutamine--fructose-6-phosphate transaminase (isomerizing), with amino-acid sequence MCGIFGYLGSKLAIPVVLDGLAKLEYRGYDSAGLASINLGRLFVRKTIGRVDELRHSLEQENIQSLLAIGHTRWATHGVPTVSNAHPHVDENSTCAVVHNGIIENFKELKSFLLSEGVSFSSDTDSEVIAQLFAFHYQTTADLIHSFSWTLSQLQGSFSCGLLHKDHPDVLLCAAQESPLIIGLGEGENFIASDSRAFLKHTQRIQTLASGELAIVGLGNEVETYNFALKRICKQVRQVTYTDAGSDKQGYSYYMLKEIYEQPEVLERLVHKYLDPQGYISEKFLQGFPLEDFDEISIVACGSSYHAGFLAKYIIESLVSIRVHVEVASEFRYRRAYIGQKTLAILISQSGETADTLAALKEFRRRQVACVLGICNVQESALATGVDHCLFLEAGIEIGVASTKAFTAQLLLLILLGLKLTVSKHTLSLAEHCACGKGLLELPELCNRLLANENLHSWADTYCNEDSFIFLGRRLMYPICMEAALKLKEIAYVEANCYPAGEMKHGPIALIRKGSPVITFCGDSTVYEKMVGCIMEVKARQAHVIAVASEAQEDIAAVSDFQIYVPNSHSLVSPILYTIVGQIMAYTMALKKGNEIDCPRNLAKSVTVE; translated from the coding sequence ATGTGCGGAATATTCGGATATCTAGGTTCTAAATTAGCTATTCCTGTGGTTTTAGATGGTTTGGCTAAGCTAGAGTACCGTGGATATGATTCCGCAGGATTAGCGTCTATTAATCTTGGACGCCTGTTTGTGAGAAAGACGATAGGACGTGTCGATGAGCTTAGACATTCTTTAGAACAAGAAAACATACAATCTTTATTGGCTATAGGCCATACGCGTTGGGCAACGCACGGCGTGCCTACAGTAAGTAATGCTCATCCCCACGTAGATGAGAATAGTACTTGTGCTGTTGTTCACAACGGGATTATTGAAAACTTTAAAGAATTAAAATCCTTCCTTCTTTCTGAGGGGGTTTCTTTTTCTTCAGATACAGATTCTGAGGTGATCGCCCAGCTTTTTGCATTTCATTATCAAACTACAGCAGATTTAATCCATAGCTTCTCGTGGACCTTATCTCAACTTCAGGGGAGTTTTTCGTGTGGCCTCCTTCATAAAGATCATCCTGATGTTTTGCTTTGTGCAGCTCAAGAGAGCCCATTAATTATTGGGTTGGGAGAGGGAGAAAATTTTATAGCTTCAGATAGTCGGGCATTCTTAAAACACACGCAGCGTATTCAGACTTTAGCTTCTGGAGAATTAGCGATCGTTGGTCTTGGTAATGAAGTCGAGACGTATAATTTTGCATTAAAGCGTATTTGTAAACAAGTTCGTCAGGTCACTTATACCGATGCAGGCTCGGATAAGCAAGGATATAGCTATTATATGCTTAAGGAAATCTATGAGCAGCCGGAAGTATTGGAACGTCTTGTTCATAAATATTTAGATCCTCAAGGATACATTAGTGAGAAATTCTTACAAGGTTTTCCTTTAGAAGACTTTGATGAGATTTCTATAGTTGCTTGTGGTTCTTCTTATCATGCGGGGTTTTTAGCGAAGTACATTATAGAATCTTTAGTCTCGATTCGTGTTCACGTTGAAGTGGCTTCAGAATTTCGGTATCGCAGAGCGTATATTGGACAGAAGACATTAGCGATTTTAATTAGCCAATCTGGGGAAACAGCTGATACTTTAGCAGCTTTAAAAGAGTTTCGTCGTAGACAAGTAGCTTGTGTTCTAGGGATCTGTAACGTTCAAGAATCCGCGTTAGCTACAGGTGTGGATCATTGCTTATTTCTAGAAGCGGGTATTGAAATTGGTGTAGCTTCCACAAAAGCTTTTACTGCCCAATTACTTTTACTTATCTTATTAGGATTAAAATTAACAGTTTCAAAACATACGCTAAGTTTAGCAGAACATTGTGCTTGTGGGAAAGGGTTGCTGGAACTTCCAGAGTTATGCAATCGCTTATTAGCAAATGAAAATTTGCATTCATGGGCGGATACTTATTGCAATGAGGATAGCTTCATATTTTTAGGGCGTCGCCTAATGTACCCTATTTGTATGGAAGCAGCGTTAAAGTTGAAAGAAATTGCATATGTTGAAGCAAACTGTTATCCTGCAGGTGAAATGAAGCATGGACCTATTGCTTTAATTAGAAAAGGATCTCCGGTGATTACCTTCTGTGGTGACTCTACTGTCTATGAAAAGATGGTTGGATGTATTATGGAAGTGAAAGCTCGGCAAGCACACGTGATAGCTGTGGCTTCAGAAGCACAAGAAGACATTGCTGCTGTTTCAGATTTCCAAATATATGTTCCTAATAGTCATTCTTTAGTATCTCCTATTCTTTATACGATTGTGGGACAAATTATGGCCTACACGATGGCTTTGAAAAAAGGCAATGAGATAGATTGCCCTAGGAATTTGGCGAAATCTGTAACTGTTGAATAA
- the lpxB gene encoding lipid-A-disaccharide synthase, which produces MFPLYLVRVLYPIGLIANIFFGFAFTIQWFLSERHKKACVPKAFWIFSSIGAVLMIAHGFIQSQFPIALLHGANLVIYFRNLNISSSRKLSLKTTLITLAVTLLLTTFPFALEAYYHPNMQWMASPNIFHLPLPPPNVYWHIIGCLGLFTFSCRFFIQWCHLEMSNQSTLPALFWQVGFVGGFLAFLYFIRTGDPVNILSYGCGLFPSIANLRIIYKKSHLSECHNPSYFISAGEASGDTLGSDLLRHIKALNPDKRCFGVGGPLMRKEGLEPLIHMEEFQVSGFLEILTSVFTLVKKYRKLYKAILKENPEIVFCVDFPDFHFFLIKKLRKCGYTGKIVHYVCPSIWAWRPKRKKILEKYLDTLLLILPFENELFTNSPLKTIYLGHPLVKTISNFQHCKSWKQALAISDQPIVALFPGSRPGDILRNLQVQIRAFLASSLAESHQLLISSYNPKHDQTILDLLEKEGCYGKTVPAMFRYHLMRDCDCALAKCGTIVLEAALNQTPTIVTCLLRPFDIFLAKYIFKIFISAYSLPNIITKSIIFPEFIGGKSDFTPEEVAAAIDILANPKSREKQKRACQTLLETMKTNVVTIQECLQTIYSLKSRFHTENDCLENYVQKDVRPSF; this is translated from the coding sequence ATGTTTCCTCTTTATCTGGTTCGTGTACTATATCCCATAGGACTAATAGCTAATATATTTTTTGGCTTTGCATTTACCATCCAGTGGTTCCTAAGTGAAAGACACAAGAAAGCTTGTGTCCCTAAGGCTTTTTGGATCTTTTCTTCAATAGGGGCGGTTTTGATGATTGCCCATGGCTTTATTCAAAGTCAATTTCCTATAGCACTTCTCCACGGTGCAAATCTGGTTATCTATTTTAGAAATCTAAATATCAGCTCTTCCCGTAAGCTCTCTTTAAAAACAACTTTGATCACTCTTGCTGTCACGTTGCTTCTGACTACATTCCCTTTTGCCTTAGAAGCTTACTATCATCCTAACATGCAGTGGATGGCTTCTCCTAATATCTTTCACCTTCCTCTACCTCCACCTAATGTTTATTGGCATATTATTGGTTGTTTAGGATTGTTCACTTTTTCGTGTAGGTTCTTTATTCAATGGTGCCACTTAGAAATGAGTAATCAATCTACATTACCGGCGCTATTCTGGCAGGTAGGTTTTGTAGGAGGTTTCCTGGCCTTTCTTTATTTTATACGCACAGGAGATCCTGTAAATATCCTTAGTTATGGTTGTGGATTGTTTCCCTCCATAGCAAATTTACGCATTATATATAAGAAATCTCATCTTTCGGAATGTCACAACCCAAGCTACTTCATATCTGCTGGAGAAGCTAGTGGCGACACTTTAGGCAGTGACCTTCTTCGCCATATCAAAGCTCTTAATCCCGATAAGCGTTGTTTTGGTGTTGGAGGACCTTTAATGCGCAAAGAAGGTCTTGAACCTTTAATCCACATGGAAGAGTTTCAGGTGTCAGGATTCTTAGAAATTCTAACCTCTGTCTTTACTCTGGTTAAGAAATACCGAAAGCTATACAAAGCCATTCTTAAAGAAAATCCTGAGATAGTCTTCTGCGTAGATTTCCCAGACTTTCATTTTTTCCTTATTAAAAAGTTAAGAAAATGCGGTTATACAGGAAAAATTGTTCACTATGTCTGTCCGAGTATTTGGGCATGGCGACCTAAAAGAAAAAAGATCCTAGAAAAGTATTTAGATACACTTCTGCTCATACTTCCTTTTGAAAATGAGCTTTTCACAAACTCTCCTTTAAAAACGATCTATCTAGGACATCCTTTAGTAAAGACGATATCGAATTTCCAACACTGTAAATCCTGGAAACAAGCACTCGCTATTTCTGATCAACCTATTGTTGCGCTATTTCCAGGTAGCCGACCTGGAGATATTCTCAGAAATTTACAAGTACAAATTCGTGCATTTCTTGCATCATCATTAGCAGAATCACATCAGCTTCTGATATCTTCTTACAACCCAAAACACGATCAGACCATCCTCGATCTCTTAGAAAAGGAAGGTTGTTATGGTAAAACTGTCCCGGCTATGTTCCGTTATCACCTTATGCGAGATTGCGATTGCGCCTTAGCAAAATGTGGAACTATTGTCCTAGAAGCCGCTTTAAATCAAACACCTACAATTGTCACCTGTCTTCTTAGGCCTTTTGATATCTTTTTAGCAAAGTATATCTTTAAGATCTTTATTTCTGCATATTCCCTCCCAAATATCATTACAAAATCAATTATCTTCCCAGAATTTATAGGAGGTAAATCTGACTTTACTCCTGAAGAAGTAGCAGCAGCTATAGATATCCTTGCTAATCCTAAATCTAGAGAAAAGCAAAAACGTGCGTGTCAGACACTACTTGAAACAATGAAAACAAATGTTGTGACGATTCAAGAATGTTTACAAACTATATACTCATTAAAAAGTCGTTTTCATACAGAAAATGATTGCTTGGAAAACTACGTCCAGAAGGATGTCAGGCCTAGTTTCTAA
- a CDS encoding aromatic amino acid transport family protein — protein MSSKVLGGSLIISGTAIGAGVLAVPVLTAYAGFLPTTLLYVLSWLFSMGSGLCLLEVMTWFKDKQQVNMLSMAQYTLGDIGKILMWLLYLFLFYSLLIAYFCEGGNILFRIFGCQGLDIPWIRHAAPLAFAILICPTLMMGTKVIDYCNRFFVFGLAIAFAVFCILGVLALQPELLLRSSWVRSLDGLSILFLSFGFQSVVPSLYYYMDRKVKDVKKAIVIGSLIPLILYVIWEGLVLGVIPLDFLMKAQENGFTAVEAMKNSLQCSIFYIAGEFFGFFALVSSFLGVALGVMDFLFDAFQWNKNKHGFSIFFLTFIVPLAWSMCYPEIVLKCLNYAGGIGAALIIGVFPILMVWKGRYGKRHYQGKHLVPGGKFILLLMLLVIVINLASLYYKF, from the coding sequence ATGTCTAGCAAGGTCTTAGGGGGTTCCCTTATTATTTCGGGGACAGCCATAGGTGCTGGTGTGTTAGCAGTTCCTGTATTAACAGCATATGCAGGATTTCTTCCTACAACTCTTCTTTATGTCCTCTCTTGGCTGTTTTCTATGGGGTCTGGACTTTGCCTTCTTGAAGTTATGACTTGGTTTAAGGATAAGCAACAGGTCAACATGTTATCTATGGCACAATATACCCTAGGGGATATTGGGAAGATTTTGATGTGGCTTCTTTATCTATTCCTCTTTTACTCTCTCTTGATTGCTTACTTTTGTGAGGGAGGAAATATTTTATTTCGTATTTTTGGCTGTCAAGGATTAGATATTCCCTGGATACGTCATGCGGCTCCTTTAGCATTTGCAATTTTGATTTGTCCTACTTTAATGATGGGTACAAAAGTTATCGATTATTGTAACCGGTTTTTTGTTTTTGGATTAGCTATTGCTTTTGCAGTATTTTGTATTTTAGGTGTTCTAGCATTGCAACCAGAGTTACTTTTACGTAGTTCATGGGTACGCTCCTTAGATGGGTTATCCATCCTTTTCCTTTCCTTTGGTTTCCAAAGTGTGGTCCCTTCGTTGTACTACTACATGGATAGAAAAGTTAAAGATGTTAAAAAAGCAATCGTTATCGGTAGTTTGATACCCTTAATCTTATACGTAATTTGGGAAGGACTGGTTTTAGGAGTCATCCCTTTAGATTTTCTTATGAAAGCTCAAGAAAATGGATTCACAGCTGTAGAAGCTATGAAAAATTCATTACAGTGTTCTATTTTTTATATTGCAGGGGAATTCTTTGGTTTCTTTGCTTTGGTTTCTTCATTTTTAGGTGTAGCTTTAGGAGTTATGGATTTCCTATTTGACGCTTTTCAATGGAACAAAAACAAACATGGTTTCTCTATTTTCTTTTTAACTTTTATTGTCCCTCTAGCATGGTCGATGTGCTATCCTGAGATTGTTCTCAAATGTCTCAATTATGCCGGAGGTATAGGCGCTGCTTTAATTATAGGAGTATTTCCCATACTTATGGTCTGGAAGGGGCGCTATGGGAAAAGACATTACCAAGGAAAGCATTTAGTCCCAGGAGGGAAGTTTATTTTATTGTTAATGCTCTTGGTAATAGTAATTAATTTGGCTAGCCTTTATTATAAATTTTAA
- a CDS encoding IncA family protein: MKLPHRLELADTQPLGSSRYNINKPHVVLITSIIAVILGLAVIAAGIALLVIFHAQSSAIFNGILISVVLGVILILCIGGGHSCIILQLARLHSPDVSGSESVMRKLQAYPQDSQNHLSEEDNPLQSQQNQEIEDALQMQALLKSKQDELNSLTHRYAAMAQERSDLENMVSRLREELVELRHILEENQATSHVVIERLQASNELLNKESIIARQSERAEKLVSGNLRFCFLKQKSELQEQSALIFLKDQTIEELTNKVAELRGEISSLQLFLTDNLEYREQKQRFVRELNQKLITLKSKLKDLVLLITDSTKKDETTTPTGNRLIEFANELYVYASTIQEFVGINIMPCSENRKE, from the coding sequence ATGAAACTTCCCCATCGCTTAGAACTTGCGGATACGCAGCCATTAGGTTCTAGTCGTTATAATATTAATAAACCGCACGTTGTTCTTATCACTTCTATAATCGCAGTTATTTTGGGTTTAGCTGTTATTGCAGCTGGGATAGCGTTACTTGTGATATTCCATGCTCAATCTTCTGCAATTTTTAACGGGATTCTTATTAGTGTAGTTCTTGGAGTTATATTGATTCTCTGCATAGGAGGAGGGCACTCCTGTATTATTTTGCAGTTAGCTCGTCTTCATAGTCCAGATGTTTCAGGATCTGAAAGTGTCATGCGGAAGTTGCAAGCGTATCCACAGGATTCACAGAACCATTTATCAGAAGAAGACAATCCTCTCCAAAGTCAACAGAATCAGGAGATTGAAGATGCTTTGCAAATGCAAGCTCTCTTAAAGAGCAAACAAGATGAACTAAACAGCCTCACACATAGGTATGCTGCGATGGCCCAAGAGCGCTCTGATTTAGAGAACATGGTTTCTCGTTTACGTGAGGAATTAGTAGAGTTGAGGCATATTCTAGAGGAAAATCAAGCTACTTCTCATGTAGTTATAGAGAGACTCCAGGCTAGTAATGAATTGCTTAATAAAGAGTCTATAATTGCTCGTCAGTCTGAACGGGCGGAAAAACTTGTATCTGGTAATCTTAGGTTTTGCTTCCTTAAGCAGAAATCCGAGCTCCAAGAACAATCCGCGTTAATTTTTCTGAAAGATCAGACAATTGAAGAATTAACGAACAAAGTCGCTGAATTAAGGGGAGAGATTTCTAGCTTACAGCTATTTCTTACAGATAATCTAGAGTACAGAGAACAAAAGCAGAGATTTGTTCGAGAGTTAAATCAAAAACTGATCACATTGAAAAGTAAGTTAAAAGATCTCGTGTTATTGATTACTGATAGCACAAAAAAAGATGAAACAACAACTCCTACAGGCAATAGATTAATAGAATTTGCTAATGAATTGTATGTCTATGCCTCTACTATTCAAGAATTTGTGGGTATTAATATAATGCCTTGTTCTGAGAATAGAAAAGAGTAA